The following coding sequences are from one Triticum dicoccoides isolate Atlit2015 ecotype Zavitan chromosome 4A, WEW_v2.0, whole genome shotgun sequence window:
- the LOC119289986 gene encoding putative disease resistance RPP13-like protein 1, whose translation MARELHQLETTIIPQFELVVEAADKGNHRPKLDKWLQELKDAFYMAEDLLDEHEYNLLKRKADGKDSMPPNDSSISSIFMKPLHAASSRMSNMRSDNRNLLRHLNELKATLAKAKDFHELLYLPIGYNAENPTIPSSNVHVATSLPPLKVIGRDKDRDHIINHLTKTTGTAESRTAMYSGLAIVGVGGMGKSTLAQLVYNDKRIKEYFDVTMWVSISRKLDVHRHTREIIESASQGECPRIDNLDTLQHRLKDLLQESGKFLLVLDDVWFEPDSEREWDQLLAPLVSQQTGSKVLVTSRRDTFPASLCCAEVCPLENMEDDQFLELFKHHAFFGPEIQNPRLREKLEKISEKIAKRLGQSPLAAKVVGSQLKGKTSITAWKDALTINIDKLGEPIRALLWSYEKLDPCMQRCFLYCSLFPKGYKYGIDELVQLWMAAGLVDSCNKNKRVEDIGRECFKEMMSVSFFQPVHDDYTPMYCVIHDLLHDLAESLSKENYFRLEDDSITEIPSTIRHLSVSVGTPLMDDVSYLFNHILQNLKKLRVLYLSSYSSSMLPESVGKLKHLRYLNIVRTLISKLPRSLGTLYHLQSLMLNDKVESLPEKLCDLRKLRHLEQHDYRIYTANKKALCQIPNIGKLTSLQQFEEFSVQKKKGYELEQLRYMNEIRGSLSVTNLENVSTKDQALESKLYQKIHLGSLQLVWSHIYNTSEEDNLHLEILEGLIPPPQLEDLTIHGYKSSKYPSWLLDGSYFENLESLSFVNCSTLQSLPSNSGQLDNCTSLLLDNMPNLKALPCLPLGLEILKVYKSPLLIFISSDEMEHHDQRENIMIEHLASMLDLIWKVHSRSDITSVLTKEQSFMMQLGIVMHANLSNIRNLKGALGIQDDEKFRKNYLIDAWIDSHKQRIRLMYERGIGLSLVPPTGLRELTLSSCNITNGALAVCLDGLASLKTLVLEQIMTLTTLPSEEHLPDLCMLKGLSSLELHHVQLIDAWKLNLMCISQFRVQYSFVVSSSTILNNMLTAEGSTVPAFLSLVSCNEQFVSFEASANFTFVKRLTFRDCLMFSLPYLKCFSNLEHLDIYDCPNISSLPDLPSSLQLISIRSCGALDGKLPSTSWRKLAKDRAYSLEAI comes from the exons ATGGCGCGTGAACTCCATCAACTGGAGACCACTATCATACCGCAGTTCGAGCTAGTGGTTGAAGCAGCCGACAAGGGAAATCACAGGCCCAAGTTGGACAAATGGCTTCAAGAACTCAAGGATGCCTTCTATATGGCTGAAGACTTGCTAGACGAGCATGAGTACAACCTCCTCAAGCGCAAAGCAGACGGGAAGGATTCTATGCCGCCTAATGACTCTTCCATTAGCAGCATATTTATGAAGCCTCTACATGCTGCATCAAGCAGGATGTCCAATATGAGATCAGATAACAGAAATTTACTTCGCCATCTCAATGAACTTAAGGCTACCCTAGCGAAAGCTAAGGACTTTCATGAACTGCTGTACTTACCAATTGGTTATAATGCAGAGAACCCCACCATACCATCATCCAATGTTCATGTGGCTACATCACTGCCACCTCTGAAAGTGATCGGTCGTGATAAGGATCGTGATCATATAATAAATCATCTTACCAAGACAACTGGTACTGCTGAGTCTAGGACTGCTATGTACTCCGGATTGGCCATTGTTGGAGTTGGAGGCATGGGAAAGTCCACTTTGGCACAACTTGTTTACAATGACAAGCGGATAAAAGAATATTTTGATGTGACGATGTGGGTAAGCATCTCACGCAAACTTGATGTTCACCGTCATACACGGGAGATCATCGAGTCTGCTTCTCAAGGGGAGTGCCCACGCATTGATAACCTTGATACACTTCAGCATAGGTTGAAAGACTTACTGCAAGAATCCGGGAAATTCCTTCTTGTTTTGGATGATGTTTGGTTTGAACCTGACAGTGAAAGGGAATGGGACCAACTATTAGCTCCTCTAGTTTCCCAACAAACAGGAAGCAAAGTTTTGGTAACCTCTCGAAGGGATACATTTCCAGCTTCTCTTTGTTGTGCGGAAGTGTGTCCTCTGGAAAACATGGAAGACGATCAATTCTTGGAACTCTTCAAACACCATGCATTTTTTGGACCAGAAATTCAAAATCCACGGTTGCGTGAAAAGCTAGAAAAAATTTCAGAGAAGATTGCTAAAAGGCTTGGACAATCTCCTTTGGCGGCAAAAGTTGTGGGTTCCCAGTTGAAAGGGAAAACAAGTATCACTGCTTGGAAGGATGCTCTAACTATAAATATTGACAAATTAGGTGAGCCCATTAGAGCTCTACTGTGGAGTTATGAGAAGTTAGATCCATGTATGCAGAGGTGCTTTCTATATTGCAGCTTGTTTCCAAAAGGCTACAAGTATGGCATTGATGAGTTGGTTCAACTTTGGATGGCAGCGGGACTTGTTGATTCGTGCAACAAAAACAAGAGAGTGGAAGACATTGGGAGAGAATGCTTCAAGGAGATGATGTCGGTTTCATTCTTTCAACCAGTACATGACGATTACACACCCATGTACTGTGTTATCCATGATCTCCTTCATGATCTGGCAGAATCACTATCCAAAGAGAACTATTTCAGATTGGAAGATGATAGCATAACAGAAATACCATCCACCATCCGACACTTGTCTGTTAGCGTCGGTA CCCCCCTAATGGATGATGTAAGTTACCTTTTCAATCATATACTGCAGAATTTGAAGAAGTTGCGCGTACTATATTTGTCATCTTATAGCAGCAGTATGTTGCCAGAATCAGTTGGGAAGTTGAAGCACCTTCGGTATTTAAACATTGTCAGAACGTTGATTTCTAAATTGCCAAGATCCCTAGGTACTCTTTACCACTTACAGTCACTTATGTTAAATGATAAAGTTGAGAGTTTGCCTGAGAAACTCTGCGATTTAAGGAAGTTACGACATCTTGAACAACATGATTACAGAATATACACAGCAAACAAGAAAGCATTGTGTCAAATTCCTAACATTGGCAAGCTAACTTCACTTCAACAATTTGAGGAATTTTCTGTGCAAAAGAAAAAAGGTTATGAGTTAGAACAACTGAGGTATATGAATGAGATCCGTGGCAGTTTAAGTGTCACAAATCTTGAGAATGTCAGTACGAAGGATCAAGCCCTAGAATCGAAGTTGTATCAGAAAATTCATCTTGGCAGCTTGCAACTTGTCTGGAGTCACATTTATAACACAAGTGAAGAGGATAATTTACATTTGGAGATTCTAGAAGGCTTGATAccaccacctcaacttgaagatcTTACAATTCACGGTTACAAATCTTCAAAATACCCAAGTTGGTTACTTGATGGTTCGTATTTTGAGAATTTGGAATCTTTGAGCTTTGTTAATTGCAGCACATTACAAAGCCTACCATCCAATTCTGGGCAACTTGACAATTGCACTTCACTTTTACTCGACAATATGCCAAACCTGAAGGCATTACCTTGTCTTCCGCTAGGACTTGAAATACTGAAAGTATACAAATCCCCATTGCTTATATTTATATCCAGTGATGAGATGGAACATCATGATCAGAGAGAGAATATTATGATAGAGCACTTGGCATCAATGCTTGATTTAATTTGGAAGGTGCATTCCAGATCAGATATTACAAGTGTACTCACAAAGGAACAATCATTTATGATGCAGTTGGGGATAGTGATGCATGCTAATTTGTCAAATATTCGGAACCTTAAAGGTGCTCTAGGAATACAGGATGACGAAAAATTTAGAAAAAATTATCTTATCGATGCATGGATAGACAGTCACAAGCAAAGGATCAGACTCATGTATGAAAGGGGCATTGGGTTGTCGCTGGTTCCACCAACAGGGCTTCGTGAACTGACTCTTTCATCATGCAATATTACAAATGGAGCTTTAGCAGTTTGCCTTGATGGCCTAGCATCACTTAAAACATTGGTCTTAGAGCAGATTATGACTTTAACTACACTTCCTTCAGAAGAG CACTTGCCAGATTTATGTATGCTCAAAGGATTGTCTTCACTGGAACTTCACCATGTACAATTGATTGATGCTTGGAAACTCAACCTCATGTGTATCTCACAGTTTCGTGTCCAGTACTCATTCGTTGTGAGCAGCTCTACAATACTCAACAACATGCTCACGGCAGAAGGCTCCACGGTTCCAGCATTTCTCTCTCTTGTATCATGCAATGAACAATTCGTTTCATTCGAAGCATCCGCAAATTTCACATTTGTCAAGAGGCTTACGTTCCGGGATTGTCTAATGTTTTCCCTGCCATATCTGAAGTGCTTCTCCAATTTGGAGCATCTAGATATCTATGACTGCCCCAACATATCATCTTTACCAGATCTGCCATCCTCCCTCCAGCTCATAAGCATACGTTCTTGTGGAGCACTTGATGGAAAGCTGCCAAGCACCTCATGGAGAAAGTTGGCCAAAGATCGCGCATATTCGCTGGAAGCtatttga